One region of Camelus bactrianus isolate YW-2024 breed Bactrian camel chromosome 20, ASM4877302v1, whole genome shotgun sequence genomic DNA includes:
- the KCTD20 gene encoding BTB/POZ domain-containing protein KCTD20, with protein sequence MNLHRGSESDRLLWQEASCLTDEASAAAQEKEANSLASSGLQNLTYPLGPRNDELSLDYASQPANLQFPHIMPLPEDIKGSCFQSGNKRNHEPFITPERFGNSTVGFGSNVHSQAPEKVTLLVDGTRFVVNPQIFTAHPDTMLGRMFGPGREYNFTRPNEKGEYEIAEGISATVFRTVLDYYKTGIINCPDGISIPDLRDTCDYLCINFDFNTIRCQDLSALLHELSNDGAHKQFDHYLEELILPIMVGCAKKGERECHIVVLTEEDSVDWDEDHPPPMGEEYSQILYSSKLYRFFKYIENRDVAKTVLKERGLKNIRIGIEGYPTCKEKIKRRPGGRSEVIYNYVQRPFIQMSWEKEEGKSRHVDFQCVRSKSLTNLVAAGEDVLEDQEILMHHPPQVDELDRLNAPLSQMASNDFQD encoded by the exons ATGAATCTTCACCGTGGCAGTGAGAGTGACAGGTTATTGTGGCAGGAGGCCAGCTGCCTAACGGATGAAGCCTCAGCTGCGGcccaagaaaaagaagcaaatagcCTGGCTTCCTCTGGTCTTCAAAATCTTACTTACCCTCTGGGTCCCAGAAATGATG AGCTTTCACTTGACTATGCCTCTCAGCCAGCGAATCTTCAGTTCCCTCACATCATGCCACTTCCGGAAGACATCAAAGGCTCTTGCTTCCAAAGTGGGAATAAACGGAACCACGAACCCTTTATCACTCCAGAACGATTTGGAAACAGCACTGTGGGCTTTGGCAGTAACGTTCATTCCCAGGCGCCAGAGAAAGTGACGCTTCTTGTAGATGGCACACGTTTTGTTGTGAATCCACAAATTTTCACTGCTCATCCGGATACCATGTTGGGAAG GATGTTTGGACCAGGAAGAGAATACAACTTCACGAGGCCCAACGAGAAGGGCGAGTATGAGATTGCGGAAGGAATCAGTGCCACTGTATTTCGAACAGTGCTG GATTATTACAAAACTGGTATCATTAATTGTCCTGATGGCATCTCTATCCCAGACCTTAGGGATACATGCGATTATCTCTGCATTAACTTTGACTTCAACACTATCCGATGTCAAGATCTGA GTGCTTTATTGCATGAACTGTCTAATGACGGTGCTCACAAGCAGTTTGATCACTACCTCGAAGAGCTGATCCTGCCCATCATGGTCGGCTGTGCCAAGAAAGGGGAGCGAGAGTGCCACATCGTCGTGCTGACGGAGGAGGATTCTGTGGACTGGGATGAAGACCACCCACCACCTATGGGGGAAGAATATTCCCAAA ttctttatAGCTCCAAACTCTAcagatttttcaaatatattgagAATCGGGATGTCGCTAAAACAGTGCTAAAGGAACGGGGCCTGAAAAACATTCGCATTGGAATCGAAG GTTATCCTACctgtaaagaaaaaattaagaggaGACCTGGTGGCCGGTCTGAAGTGATCTACAATTACGTGCAGCGCCCTTTTATCCAGATGTCgtgggaaaaggaagaaggaaagagtcGTCACGTGGATTTCCAGTGTGTTCGAAGCAAATCCCTCACTAATCTGGTAGCTGCTGGAGAAGATGTCTTGGAGGACCAAGAGATATTAATGCACCACCCACCTCAAGTGGATGAACTTGACCGGCTAAATGCCCCACTTTCTCAGATGGCTTCTAACGACTTTCAGGATTAG